A genomic window from Sulfurospirillum multivorans DSM 12446 includes:
- a CDS encoding acetyl-CoA carboxylase biotin carboxylase subunit, which translates to MDARKITKVLIANRGEIALRVIRACKELEIKSVCVFSTIDANGVWVRKADESYLLKGDPIQVYLDYKNIVALAIEVGADAIHPGYGFLSENADFAQYCIDHDIAFIGPKPEHIALFGDKMASKIAMKAVGVPVLGGTDQPILEIDAAIRVAREIGFPVIIKAAFGGGGKGMRIVKKEEEFGAMFEAATKEAERFFGRGDAFIEKYVQNPRHIEVQVMADKCGNVIHLGERDCSIQRRHQKVVEIAPSPRLNPKVRNELLRASKKAMFKLGYESVGTLEYLVDEDDNFFFIEMNTRVQVEHTITEAITGIDIVQSMIRIAEGEPLPTMQEDIKFRGYAIECRINAEDPKNGFIPSSGRITTYLSPGGPGVRLDAIGFKDYVVPTNYDSMIGKLIVVGIDWDGVVRKARRALDEFIISGIPTNIPLHRQIVRDEDFKNGIFNTTYLDKKLPTFTLDAIHDIEEDEIKHEHIAAIVAALKNQGL; encoded by the coding sequence GTGGACGCACGGAAAATCACAAAGGTATTGATCGCCAATCGCGGTGAAATCGCGCTTAGGGTCATTAGGGCATGTAAAGAGTTGGAGATTAAGAGTGTGTGTGTTTTTTCAACGATTGATGCAAATGGTGTTTGGGTCCGCAAAGCAGATGAGAGTTATCTGCTCAAGGGCGATCCCATTCAGGTTTATCTGGATTATAAAAATATCGTAGCACTTGCCATCGAGGTTGGCGCAGACGCGATTCATCCAGGATACGGATTTTTGTCTGAAAATGCTGATTTTGCGCAGTATTGTATCGATCATGACATTGCTTTCATTGGTCCAAAGCCAGAGCATATCGCCCTTTTTGGTGACAAAATGGCATCCAAAATTGCGATGAAAGCCGTAGGTGTTCCCGTTCTTGGTGGTACCGATCAGCCCATTCTTGAAATCGATGCCGCGATTCGTGTGGCACGTGAGATTGGCTTTCCTGTCATTATTAAAGCAGCGTTTGGTGGTGGTGGAAAAGGGATGCGAATTGTCAAAAAAGAGGAAGAGTTTGGCGCGATGTTTGAAGCCGCAACCAAAGAGGCAGAGCGCTTTTTTGGCAGGGGCGATGCGTTTATTGAAAAATACGTGCAAAATCCTCGCCACATTGAAGTGCAAGTCATGGCAGATAAATGTGGCAATGTGATTCACTTAGGCGAGCGCGACTGTTCGATTCAAAGGCGTCATCAAAAAGTGGTGGAGATCGCTCCGAGTCCTAGACTGAACCCCAAAGTGCGCAATGAACTCCTTCGCGCGTCTAAAAAAGCGATGTTTAAACTAGGCTACGAGAGCGTTGGAACGCTGGAGTATCTGGTCGATGAAGACGATAACTTCTTCTTTATCGAGATGAACACGCGGGTTCAAGTGGAGCACACGATCACTGAGGCGATTACGGGCATCGACATCGTTCAAAGTATGATCCGCATTGCGGAGGGTGAACCACTTCCTACGATGCAAGAAGATATCAAGTTTCGAGGCTACGCAATTGAGTGTCGTATCAACGCGGAAGACCCCAAAAATGGCTTTATCCCCTCTTCGGGTCGCATTACGACCTATCTCTCTCCTGGCGGTCCTGGTGTAAGACTTGATGCCATTGGTTTTAAAGATTATGTGGTTCCGACCAACTATGATTCTATGATTGGAAAGCTCATTGTTGTGGGCATTGACTGGGATGGCGTGGTGCGCAAAGCCAGACGTGCTTTGGATGAATTTATCATCTCAGGCATTCCAACCAACATTCCACTGCATCGTCAAATTGTGCGGGACGAAGATTTTAAAAATGGTATCTTTAACACGACGTATCTTGATAAAAAACTTCCAACCTTTACCTTAGACGCGATCCATGACATCGAAGAAGATGAGATCAAACATGAGCACATCGCGGCGATTGTGGCGGCACTTAAAAATCAAGGGTTGTAA
- a CDS encoding GGDEF domain-containing protein has translation MDKSSRIKSAWKTATSAFTCNVLVIALVYDLPINTEESYTMFNDKWQKLVEVADFAFQPIVNIYTGKLYAVEALIRNYEPAGFTTIDCIFDTAYSEKALYMIDVKLREKAIHKFSLLPFSKHIKLFYNLDNRITMMPDFKSGYTCELLSTYEMDTSNICFELSEKHQVGMYAGVDKLVLNLYKQQGYKMAIDDFGVGFSGLQMLFNADPNFIKIDRFFISEIHLSKKKKLFVSSIVQIAQAMGIFTIAEGVECEEEYVECKKLGCNMVQGYFVQRPTLNVLEIVPSYEHLKMVSQNDKRKSGKIANIDKYLQKSHTVFIDSHINEVYDVLKSDKKIHFVPVLARDLTPLGIIKDTDIKAYIYSNYGKALLYNMTQGSLKKIISHCGRADINDPIEKILKIYAFDDDNDAILITENEKYVGFLSSKVLLDIVNEKNIVDAKDQNPLTGLSGNRIINEFVANAVDGKEKVMMAYFDFDNFKPFNDYYGFRKGDRAITLFADILRSSVGFDECLVGHVGGDDFFLGWSLKDDDSFEKVYSIILEIVSKFAEDIKSFYCEQGLSTGYIMAKNRDGVIQQFPLMTVSAAVICHGFGYQHDLDDNELNEIFGVLKKSAKSSPTHIACVDLGVIKH, from the coding sequence GTGGACAAGTCATCCCGCATAAAATCTGCGTGGAAAACTGCGACTAGCGCTTTTACATGTAATGTTTTAGTAATCGCTTTGGTGTATGATTTGCCCATCAACACAGAGGAATCATACACGATGTTCAATGACAAATGGCAAAAATTGGTCGAAGTGGCGGATTTTGCTTTTCAGCCCATTGTCAATATTTACACGGGCAAACTCTACGCCGTTGAAGCCTTGATACGCAATTACGAACCTGCTGGATTTACGACGATTGACTGCATTTTTGACACGGCTTACAGTGAGAAAGCACTCTATATGATTGATGTGAAATTGCGTGAAAAAGCGATTCACAAATTTTCATTACTGCCCTTTTCCAAACACATTAAACTTTTTTATAACCTAGACAATCGCATCACGATGATGCCTGATTTTAAATCGGGTTACACGTGCGAACTGCTCTCCACCTACGAGATGGACACGTCCAATATCTGCTTTGAACTCTCCGAAAAACACCAAGTGGGCATGTATGCTGGGGTTGATAAACTCGTGCTAAACCTCTATAAACAGCAAGGCTATAAGATGGCGATTGACGACTTTGGTGTCGGCTTCTCAGGGCTTCAAATGCTCTTTAATGCCGATCCAAATTTCATCAAAATCGACCGTTTTTTTATCAGCGAAATCCACCTCAGTAAAAAGAAGAAACTCTTCGTCAGCTCCATCGTTCAAATCGCCCAAGCGATGGGAATTTTCACGATTGCCGAGGGCGTAGAGTGCGAAGAGGAGTATGTCGAGTGTAAGAAGCTTGGGTGTAATATGGTGCAAGGCTATTTCGTGCAAAGACCAACACTCAATGTTCTGGAAATCGTTCCTTCGTACGAACATCTCAAGATGGTTTCTCAAAATGACAAACGTAAAAGTGGTAAGATCGCCAACATTGATAAATACCTACAAAAGAGTCACACGGTTTTTATTGATTCGCACATCAACGAGGTTTATGATGTGCTTAAAAGTGATAAAAAGATCCATTTCGTGCCGGTGCTTGCACGCGATCTCACACCGCTTGGCATCATTAAAGATACGGATATTAAAGCCTACATCTACTCCAATTACGGCAAAGCATTGCTTTATAATATGACGCAAGGAAGCCTTAAAAAGATCATTTCACATTGTGGGCGAGCCGACATCAACGACCCGATTGAAAAAATTCTCAAAATTTACGCGTTTGATGATGATAATGACGCGATTTTGATCACCGAAAATGAAAAATACGTGGGCTTTTTGAGCTCCAAAGTGCTTCTGGATATTGTCAATGAAAAAAATATTGTCGATGCCAAAGATCAAAATCCGCTCACAGGACTTTCAGGTAACCGCATCATTAACGAGTTTGTCGCCAATGCAGTCGACGGTAAAGAAAAAGTGATGATGGCGTACTTTGACTTTGATAATTTTAAACCCTTTAACGACTACTACGGCTTTCGCAAAGGAGACCGCGCCATTACACTTTTTGCCGACATTCTGCGAAGCTCCGTTGGCTTTGATGAGTGCTTGGTCGGACACGTTGGTGGCGATGATTTTTTCCTTGGTTGGAGCCTCAAAGATGATGATAGCTTTGAGAAAGTCTATAGCATTATTTTAGAAATCGTGAGTAAATTTGCAGAGGACATCAAGAGTTTTTACTGCGAACAAGGGTTAAGTACGGGGTACATTATGGCAAAAAATCGCGATGGTGTGATTCAGCAATTTCCTTTGATGACGGTCAGTGCTGCGGTTATTTGCCATGGATTCGGCTACCAGCACGATCTGGATGATAACGAACTCAATGAAATCTTTGGCGTCCTAAAAAAGAGTGCTAAATCTTCACCGACACATATCGCGTGTGTGGATTTGGGTGTGATTAAGCATTAG
- a CDS encoding ABC transporter permease, translating into MQTISLFNLLYLLPPLGLVAFFYYRWVGDKTEIAVATLRMSVQLILIGYVLTSLFSTNSLWLLALLIAVMLIVASLIARRNIHAQTFQSYLVILVSITVGGTLSLALVLGGVLELTNPLDPRYVIPLAGMIYANAMNAISLCAERYDKEREHHSMEKARAIAFKASMIPQINSFLAVGFVSLPGMMTGQILSGVNPLIAVRYQIVVMAMILSSGAISAILYLLYQTRTQGDV; encoded by the coding sequence ATGCAAACGATCTCGCTTTTTAACCTGCTTTACCTGCTTCCACCGCTTGGTTTGGTTGCTTTTTTCTATTACCGTTGGGTAGGAGACAAAACAGAGATTGCTGTTGCAACGCTTCGCATGAGTGTTCAGCTTATTCTCATTGGCTATGTGCTGACTTCACTTTTTAGCACCAACTCCCTGTGGCTTTTAGCCCTTTTGATCGCGGTCATGCTCATTGTGGCGTCACTGATTGCGAGGCGCAATATTCACGCTCAAACTTTTCAAAGCTACTTGGTCATTTTGGTAAGCATCACTGTGGGTGGAACGCTCAGCCTTGCTCTTGTGTTAGGCGGCGTTTTGGAGCTTACAAACCCACTCGATCCGCGCTATGTCATTCCTCTAGCAGGTATGATCTATGCCAATGCGATGAATGCGATCTCTTTGTGTGCGGAGCGTTATGACAAGGAGCGTGAGCATCACAGCATGGAAAAAGCGCGCGCTATCGCGTTTAAAGCTTCGATGATTCCTCAGATCAATTCGTTTCTAGCCGTCGGTTTTGTCTCGTTGCCAGGCATGATGACGGGACAAATTCTCTCAGGTGTCAACCCTCTCATTGCGGTGCGCTACCAAATTGTCGTGATGGCGATGATTTTGAGCAGTGGTGCGATCAGCGCGATTTTGTACCTTCTGTATCAAACGCGCACACAAGGTGACGTTTAA
- the nrfD gene encoding NrfD/PsrC family molybdoenzyme membrane anchor subunit, whose amino-acid sequence MDFGTLLHTISSITPDRPWGIDIPNYFWFTGSSAAAFIISSFAHVFGMKEYKPIAGFSLLLAFVLLVAAPMNLIDDLRQPGRIINFFFYGWENFPTSPMKWGVLLLIAYPLLILVEALVLYRPYFWFSKGMVRSQEQVEKDHHLGVILGAIGIPLALSVHGYTGYILGAVHAIPLFHTPLMPILFLASAMVSGTGLLIILLPIFQKFFTDFKRVDMDMMQRLARLLAWFIVIDLVIRFFWLTFAITFNGEEKYALKLFFGENFWEVLIVDYVICLLVPMIIGFTNYFARSFKWVLFGGILSAIGVWIFRWNTVIGGQSIGKTTPFLLEYHPHFSGFDSIVSVLSNWSLLIALIALVMVLFPWDKEMANYYVKQGER is encoded by the coding sequence ATGGACTTTGGAACACTACTGCATACGATTTCGAGCATAACGCCTGATCGCCCTTGGGGCATTGATATTCCCAACTATTTTTGGTTTACGGGAAGCTCTGCGGCGGCGTTTATTATCTCCAGTTTTGCCCATGTTTTTGGCATGAAAGAGTACAAACCCATCGCGGGATTTTCGCTTCTTTTAGCCTTTGTGTTGCTCGTTGCAGCGCCCATGAACTTGATCGATGATCTTCGCCAACCAGGGCGCATCATCAACTTCTTCTTCTATGGCTGGGAGAATTTCCCTACCTCTCCGATGAAATGGGGTGTGTTGTTATTGATCGCGTATCCTTTATTGATTTTGGTTGAAGCTTTAGTGCTCTACCGCCCTTACTTTTGGTTTTCAAAAGGGATGGTGAGAAGCCAAGAACAGGTCGAAAAAGACCACCATTTAGGCGTTATTTTAGGTGCGATTGGTATACCATTGGCTCTGAGCGTACACGGCTACACGGGTTATATTTTAGGGGCTGTGCATGCGATACCTCTGTTTCATACACCACTCATGCCTATTTTATTTTTAGCTTCGGCGATGGTTTCTGGAACGGGCTTGCTCATCATTTTACTGCCGATTTTTCAAAAATTCTTTACGGATTTTAAACGCGTAGACATGGATATGATGCAACGTCTTGCACGCCTTTTAGCGTGGTTTATTGTGATCGATCTTGTGATTCGCTTCTTCTGGCTGACTTTTGCCATTACGTTTAACGGTGAAGAAAAATACGCGCTCAAACTCTTTTTTGGTGAAAATTTTTGGGAAGTGTTGATCGTTGATTATGTCATTTGTCTTTTGGTGCCGATGATCATCGGGTTTACAAACTATTTTGCACGCTCGTTCAAATGGGTTTTGTTTGGAGGCATTCTCTCCGCCATTGGTGTGTGGATTTTTCGTTGGAACACGGTTATTGGCGGTCAAAGCATTGGCAAAACGACACCATTTTTACTTGAATACCATCCGCATTTTTCAGGGTTTGATAGCATCGTATCGGTACTCTCCAACTGGAGTTTGTTGATCGCGTTGATCGCGTTGGTAATGGTGCTTTTCCCTTGGGATAAAGAGATGGCAAATTATTATGTTAAACAAGGGGAGCGATAA
- a CDS encoding substrate-binding periplasmic protein, producing MQLRSHFVYGISVIILGLTSLIGSDISLYAVPNPPFSFRDKGAIKGLSIDLLEASLVSLRPQFSQDEIEFDAWNKMYDEALKHPRSYLVTAVKLKEREPLFYWLGPVATVKLAVITKRGMDLPKGKTTLEILRPLRIVTIKETSSEKVLFQEIGEKHGLNITRVSTPIQGYKMLEYGRVDALVYTDVPFVYHLISENQDVAQYRLAHIILNTDYYICVGKEIPKEQMSIMQAQLNRLKEPDGKGSSMYERIVSHYLKGAVLQP from the coding sequence ATGCAGCTTCGATCTCATTTTGTGTATGGAATTAGTGTCATTATTTTAGGATTAACTTCTCTTATAGGGAGCGACATTTCACTCTACGCCGTCCCCAATCCGCCGTTTAGTTTTCGTGACAAAGGTGCTATTAAAGGCTTAAGTATTGATCTTTTGGAAGCGAGTCTTGTCTCGTTACGACCCCAATTTTCCCAAGACGAGATTGAATTTGATGCGTGGAATAAAATGTACGATGAAGCCCTCAAACATCCCAGATCTTACTTGGTCACCGCAGTGAAGCTTAAAGAGAGAGAACCTCTTTTTTACTGGCTAGGACCTGTGGCAACGGTGAAACTTGCGGTGATTACCAAACGCGGAATGGATCTGCCCAAGGGAAAAACGACGTTAGAGATTTTACGCCCGCTTCGCATTGTGACGATTAAAGAGACTTCATCTGAAAAAGTGCTTTTTCAAGAGATTGGCGAAAAGCATGGTCTGAACATTACCCGCGTTTCAACACCGATTCAGGGCTATAAAATGTTGGAGTATGGCAGAGTTGACGCACTTGTGTATACCGATGTTCCGTTTGTGTACCATCTGATCAGTGAAAATCAAGATGTTGCGCAGTACCGCTTGGCGCATATCATTTTAAACACCGATTATTATATCTGCGTGGGTAAAGAGATTCCTAAAGAGCAGATGAGCATCATGCAAGCGCAGCTAAACCGTCTTAAAGAGCCTGATGGTAAAGGTTCAAGCATGTATGAGCGTATTGTCTCACACTACCTCAAAGGTGCTGTGCTTCAGCCTTAA
- a CDS encoding ATP-binding protein encodes MSLASDTNLSYIKALSTPSTKTKTMIFVLMLFLAMATLFGWMRYLDVRDGIEKSRKDYAAQIHSIYAMTLKRTSAFYLNRAYANLDSYGIKEALEQKNIAQLTGLSSFRWNVLKQENPYLLGIRFYDENLMLLAYLGKEPKHEEIEQSGEVPSEPKIGFFFSKHYAAYHIMVPVIVHEKVIGMLEFAIAPEFFLNEVEEFSNLKGYILFKGEAFVPPDEALLGISLHDGEISQNKKSTYITHVITLKGLIRDDLAQLIFFQDISDQQQKLLDAVYAAFFVAMSMMAVLLIILNYGFNVLILRLEKSEASLKELNHTLEDRVNEEIKGRMENEQILMHQSRLASMGEMIGNIAHQWRQPLSELGATLMNLQILWEKQKLTTAIFEDRIQRSEGLIAYMSKTIDDFRNFFASETKKERYRVSEAIHKSLELIESALKNHHIKLILELEHSCEVEGYPSQFAQVMLNIISNAKDTLLERSISDPTIWISLTCKEGKTLICIADNGGGIALEPIEKIFEPYVSTKHAKSGTGIGLYMSKTIIEKNANGILRAYNSDKGAVFEIIL; translated from the coding sequence ATGTCTTTGGCATCGGATACAAACTTGTCTTACATTAAAGCGCTCTCGACGCCTTCGACCAAAACCAAAACGATGATCTTCGTATTGATGCTATTTCTAGCGATGGCGACGCTGTTTGGCTGGATGCGCTATTTGGATGTGAGAGATGGCATTGAAAAGTCGCGTAAAGATTATGCGGCGCAAATTCACAGCATTTATGCGATGACGCTGAAGCGCACGAGTGCTTTTTACCTTAATCGCGCCTACGCCAATCTTGATTCATACGGCATTAAAGAAGCACTTGAGCAGAAAAACATCGCGCAACTTACGGGACTTTCAAGCTTTCGCTGGAACGTGTTGAAACAAGAAAATCCTTATCTGCTGGGGATTCGTTTTTACGATGAAAACTTGATGCTTCTTGCGTACCTTGGCAAAGAACCTAAACACGAAGAGATCGAGCAAAGTGGCGAAGTTCCTAGTGAGCCTAAAATAGGCTTTTTCTTCTCCAAACATTACGCTGCGTATCATATTATGGTGCCAGTCATCGTGCATGAAAAAGTCATCGGAATGCTTGAGTTTGCGATTGCCCCTGAGTTTTTTCTCAATGAGGTCGAAGAGTTCTCCAACCTCAAAGGCTATATTCTCTTTAAAGGCGAGGCGTTTGTTCCTCCTGATGAGGCGCTTTTAGGCATTAGTCTTCACGATGGCGAGATTTCTCAAAATAAGAAAAGTACCTACATTACGCATGTCATTACGCTTAAGGGGTTGATTCGCGATGATTTAGCTCAGTTGATCTTCTTTCAAGACATCAGCGATCAGCAGCAAAAGCTTTTAGATGCGGTCTATGCAGCCTTTTTTGTGGCGATGAGTATGATGGCTGTTCTTCTCATCATACTCAATTATGGTTTTAATGTTTTGATCTTACGCCTCGAAAAGAGTGAAGCCAGCCTCAAAGAGCTCAACCATACGCTCGAAGATCGCGTCAATGAAGAGATCAAAGGGCGCATGGAAAATGAGCAAATCTTGATGCACCAAAGCAGGCTTGCGAGCATGGGCGAGATGATCGGCAATATCGCGCATCAATGGCGACAGCCTCTGAGTGAACTGGGTGCAACGCTTATGAATCTGCAAATCCTTTGGGAAAAACAGAAACTCACGACAGCGATTTTTGAGGATCGCATTCAGCGCTCGGAAGGGTTGATCGCGTATATGTCCAAAACGATTGATGATTTTCGTAACTTCTTTGCGAGTGAAACAAAGAAAGAGCGTTACCGTGTCAGCGAGGCGATTCATAAATCGCTGGAACTGATCGAATCTGCTTTGAAAAATCATCACATCAAATTGATCTTAGAGCTTGAACATAGCTGTGAAGTGGAGGGCTATCCGAGTCAATTTGCCCAAGTGATGTTAAACATTATCAGCAATGCCAAAGATACGCTTTTAGAGCGTTCTATCAGTGATCCGACGATCTGGATCAGTCTTACATGTAAAGAGGGCAAAACGTTGATTTGCATTGCGGATAATGGCGGTGGCATCGCATTAGAGCCGATCGAAAAAATCTTTGAGCCTTATGTGAGTACCAAACATGCCAAGAGTGGGACGGGCATTGGACTTTACATGAGCAAAACCATCATCGAAAAAAATGCGAATGGCATTTTACGCGCGTACAATAGCGATAAAGGCGCTGTATTTGAGATCATCCTCTAA
- the dsrO gene encoding sulfate reduction electron transfer complex DsrMKJOP subunit DsrO, producing MDEKELQQGRRGFVKKTTALIGAAVLTAPSANAISLTNPGRESGDARYIGQEGKRFGMVIDLRKCVGCQACTSACKSENRVPKEKFRTYVPEYELGSYPNVHKAFLPQLCNHCAEPSCVSVCPTGATFARKDGIVVVDSEVCWGCGYCINACPYDKRYFNPITNVADKCTLCAHRVDHGLLPACVESCVGGARVFGDFNDPHSAVSKLLASFPTTVLKPASGTKPRVFYIALSGEIQGLPYSPRVLDDMARKIDGMATHEWSGKGE from the coding sequence ATGGATGAGAAAGAGCTGCAACAAGGCCGCAGAGGGTTTGTTAAAAAAACAACCGCTCTTATAGGTGCTGCTGTATTAACTGCCCCTAGTGCCAACGCCATAAGCCTTACCAATCCTGGACGAGAAAGTGGCGATGCACGCTACATCGGACAAGAGGGTAAGCGCTTTGGAATGGTGATTGATCTGCGCAAATGCGTTGGCTGCCAAGCCTGCACGAGTGCCTGCAAAAGCGAAAACAGAGTCCCCAAAGAGAAATTTAGAACCTATGTGCCTGAGTATGAATTAGGCTCTTATCCTAATGTGCATAAGGCGTTTTTGCCCCAACTTTGTAACCATTGCGCGGAACCTTCCTGTGTGAGTGTTTGCCCTACAGGTGCGACGTTTGCGCGCAAAGATGGCATTGTCGTTGTCGACAGTGAAGTGTGCTGGGGCTGTGGATACTGCATCAACGCCTGCCCTTATGACAAACGCTATTTCAATCCGATCACCAATGTTGCTGATAAATGCACGCTGTGCGCACACAGAGTCGATCATGGCTTATTGCCTGCGTGTGTGGAAAGCTGTGTGGGAGGAGCGCGTGTTTTTGGTGATTTTAATGACCCGCACTCGGCTGTTTCCAAACTACTGGCAAGCTTTCCAACGACGGTTTTAAAACCTGCTAGTGGAACCAAACCACGCGTTTTTTACATAGCGCTCAGTGGCGAAATTCAAGGTTTGCCGTATTCACCAAGAGTATTAGACGATATGGCACGAAAAATCGATGGAATGGCTACACACGAGTGGTCAGGAAAAGGAGAATAA
- a CDS encoding response regulator transcription factor — MANPLSLFEHLSILYAEDEASLRKSVAQTLELFFDKVIEAGDGEEALELFFEHNPDILLLDICMPKCDGLKLLKEIRKSHKRVPVIIMSAHAEPTYFQQSIELNICKYLLKPFSKESFLDALKTCAEWMYEWGEGGLIKAGSDLFYDPEGGTLINEGVSFVLTKKERLLFEYLLRQKNRVISFDALEEAIWAGEGGSKEALKALVKELRKKLTKESIENVFGIGYKLVLH, encoded by the coding sequence ATGGCAAACCCACTTTCTCTCTTTGAGCATCTGTCTATTTTATACGCTGAAGATGAAGCGAGTTTACGTAAAAGCGTGGCACAAACCTTGGAGCTTTTTTTCGACAAAGTCATCGAAGCGGGAGATGGCGAAGAGGCACTGGAGCTCTTTTTTGAACACAACCCTGACATCTTGCTTTTAGATATTTGCATGCCAAAATGCGACGGGCTCAAACTGCTTAAAGAGATTCGAAAGTCGCATAAGCGCGTCCCCGTGATCATTATGAGTGCGCATGCAGAACCTACTTATTTCCAACAATCCATTGAGCTCAATATCTGTAAATACCTTCTCAAACCCTTTTCCAAAGAGAGCTTTTTAGATGCCCTTAAAACCTGTGCCGAGTGGATGTACGAATGGGGTGAAGGCGGTTTAATCAAAGCGGGGAGTGACCTTTTCTATGACCCAGAAGGGGGAACGCTGATCAATGAAGGGGTATCGTTTGTGCTCACCAAAAAAGAGCGTCTTTTATTTGAGTATCTGCTGCGTCAAAAAAATCGTGTGATCTCGTTTGACGCGCTTGAAGAGGCGATTTGGGCAGGAGAGGGCGGAAGTAAGGAAGCGCTTAAAGCGCTTGTGAAAGAGCTTCGCAAAAAACTGACCAAAGAGAGCATCGAAAATGTCTTTGGCATCGGATACAAACTTGTCTTACATTAA